In Tachyglossus aculeatus isolate mTacAcu1 chromosome 25, mTacAcu1.pri, whole genome shotgun sequence, the sequence aggcgcagagatgtgaagtgacctgcccaaggtcaccgagcagagacgtgagcccgtttctaataaacataataataatgatggcatttattgagcgcttactatgtgccaagcactgtgctaagcgctggtgggggggttacaaagtgacgaggttgtcccacgtggggctcccagtctccatccccatttgacagacgagggagctgaggcgcggagatgtgaagtgacctgcccaaggtcacccagcagagacgcGAGCCCGTttctaataaagataataataatgacagcatttattgagcgcttaccatgtgccaagcactgttctaagcgctggggaggttacaaggcgatcaggttgtcccacggggggctcgcagttttaatccccattttacagatgaggtcactgaggcacagaataaggataataatgatggtggtatttgttaagcgcttactatgttcaaagcactgttctaagcgctggtggggggttacaaagtgatgaggttgtcccacggggggctcccagtctccatccccatttgacagacgagggagctgaggcgcggggatgtgaagtgacctgcccaaggtcacccagcagagacgtgagcccgtttctaataaagataataataatgatggcatttattgagcgcttaccatgtgccaagcactgttctaagcgctggggaggttacaaggcaatcaggttgtcccacggggggctcgcagttttaatccccgttttacagatgaggtcactgaggcacagaataataataataatgatggtggtatttgttaagtgcttactatgtgcaaagcactgttctaagcgctgttgggggggttacaaagggacgaggttgtcccacgtggggttcccagtctccatccccattttacagacgagggagctgaggcgcagagatgtgaagtgacctgcccaaggtcaccgagcagagacgtgagcccgtttctaataaacataataataatgatggcatttattgagcgcttactatgtgccaagcactgtgctaagcgctggtgggggggttacaaagtgacgaggttgtcccacgtggggttcccaatctccatccccattttacagacgagggagctgaggcgcggagatgtgaagtgacctgcccaaggtcacccagcagagacgcGAGCCCGTttctaataaagataataataatgatggcatttattgagcgcttactatgtgccaagccctgtgctaagcgccggggaggttacaaggcgatcaggttgccccacggggggctcgcagttttaatccccattttacagatgaggtcactgaggcacagaataataataataatgatgatgatggtatttgttaagtgcttactatgtgcaaagcactgttctaagcgctggggaggttacaaggcgatcagattgtcccacggggggctcacagttttaatccccattttacagatgaggtcactgaggcacagaataatgataataataataataataatggtatttgttaagcgcttactatgtgcaaagcactgttctaagcgctggggaggttacaaggcgatcaggttgtcccacggggggctcacagttttaatccccattttacagatgaggtcactgaggcatagaatgataataataataataataataatggtatttgttaagcgcttactatgtgcaaagcactgttctaagcgctggggaggttacaaggcgttcaggttgtcccacggggggctcgcagttttaacccccattttacagatgaggtcacagaggcacagaataataataatgatggtatttgttaagcgcttactatgtgcaaagcactgctctaagcgctggggaggttacaaagtaatcaggttgtaccacggggggctcacagctttaatccccattttacagatgaggtaattgaggcacagagaagtgaagtgactctcccaaagtcacccagctgacaattggcggagccgggattcgaacccatgacctctgactccaaagcccgggctctttccactgagccacgctgcttctctagactgtgagcccgctgttgggtagggaccggctctatatgttgccgacttgggcttcccgagcgcttagcgcagtgctctgcacacagtaagcgctcaataaatacgatggaatgaatgaatgaataatcccggctccgccacttgtccgctgcgtgaccttgggcaagtcacttcacttctctgggccttagtgacctcatttgtaaaagggggattaaaaagtgtgagccccatgtgggacaacctgattaccctgtatctaccccagcgcttagaacagtgcctggcacatagtaagcgcttaacaaatgccttcgttgttattattatgaccacgccccccttcccccttctccttagagaagcagtgtagtccaatggaaagagcccgggtttggagtctgaggtcgtgggttctaatcccgtctcctccccttaataatataataaagatggtatctgttaagcccttactatgtgccaagcattgttctaagcactgggatagatacagggtaatcaggttgtcccatgtggggctcacactttaatccccattttacaggtgaggcaactgaggcacagagaagtgaagtgagttgtctaaggccacacagcagacaagcggcggagccgggattagagcccatgtcctttgactcccaagcccgggctctttccagtaagccccaccgaatagtaataataatgatggtatttgttaagcacacactacatgccaagcactgttctaagcactggggtagatacaaggtaattaggttgtcccacatggggctcacagttttcatatccattttacagatgaggcaactgaggcacagagaagttaagggacttacccaaggtcacacggcagacaaatatggggctcacagtcttcatatccattttacagatgaggcaactgaggcacagagaagttaagtgacttccccaaggtcacacggcagacaagtaataataataatgatggcattaagcgcttactatgtgcaaagcacggttgtaagcgctggggggatgcaaggtgatcaggttgccccacggggggctcacagtcagtccccgttttacaggtgaggtaactgaggcacagagaagttaagtgacttgcccaaggtcacacagctggaattagaactcacatcctctgactcccaagcctgggctctttccactaagccaccctcgtCTTGTCGGTGTTTGGTGCGAAGTTAGATTTTTTGGTGTGACCTTTGTCCTTTTTAAAACCATTAAATACTCTCTGCTCTTTTCCCTTTGTCATCCTAGCTGAAGTGCTGGGCTTTCTACACAGAGGATGCTCATTAGATTTTTGATGTGACCTTTGTCCTTTTTAAAACTATTAAATGCTTTCTGCTCTTTTCCCTTTGTCACCCTAGCTGAAGTGCTGGGCTTTCTACACAGAGAATGCTCATCCTGTTCTGGCCTAGATGAGGACAAAGGACCAAAGAGCCACAGCCAATCTAGTACATCGAAATCAATATAATTTTAGTTCTAACCAATGACCGTAGTCAACTTTTCTTTTGATCTGTTACCCTGAACCCTTTCTTCCAATCTCGCATCATGCTGCATCTGAACAACTGATTTGTCTGAAAGTCACCTAATTCTGTATTTTAGCCAAAGCAATGGGAAAGCCAATGACATGGTACTTATCTGAGTGTACCCAGTAAGGCTGCTCTATTGAACAAATGGTGGGATAGTTCCCTGGACTGATGACAGCAATACTCAACTTTAAAAgtaatatattttaaatgatataaattatttacttgtattaatgtctgcaccCTCccactgtacactgtaagctagttgtgggcagggaacgtgtctgccaactctgttttattgtagtgcccaagcacttagtgtagtgctctgcacatagtaagcattcaataagtgccattgatgatgatgggcaataAATTCCTTCCATCCAATTTACATTGCATTCCTATGGCACTTGTAATTTTGAGTGGGGAAGAGTGCTGATCCGTGAGGATCGAGACTGCCCTGTTGATTTAATTATTATATCCACAAAGCATCAAATAGTGGATTAGACTGATTAGGCAAGACTTTCTTTTTAAAGGTAAGGTAAAAACAAAGGTGTCTTGGGCGGTTGGGAGGATCAGTTGACAAAAAAAGCACAAATAAAATGTTTTCAAACATATTAAACTGGCACCTATTTTTGTCACCTTCAAGGAGAGACGAAGAAGAGGGCGGCGAAGAGGTAGAAAATGTGGCAGAGGTCATAAAGgtcagaggcagagaggaaacCGTCCCCGTTTAGGCTTTGAGGGGGGTCAGACGCCGTTTTACCTACGTATCCCAAAATATGGCTTCAATGAAGGACACAGGTAAGTTGACTTATTTAAATTGAAATGCAACTCTCTCGTGCTTTTTTTTTGTAGTGAAAATGAAAAGTTCTTTAGCTGTTTCATAAATACAGAGTTAGTCCAGTGTAACAGTTGGCTAGACATGGAGGTCCGCAGGCCTGACATTAGCCCTATGCTTCATTTTTAATCCAGCCACGCAGATTAGCACTGGCCACTGCTAGGGATCCAAAGAGATCCCTtttggtgagacaggaagaaaatagAAGTGATTTAAGTCATTCTGTGGCTCAGTGTCGTTAAATGCAGTGCCTTAAAGTAAGATATTGGTTCAGGTGGGGTGGACCAAGGAAAGTTTTTGTAGATTTGGTGAGGTTTGgggtttttggttgttttttggggggttttttgtgttggttttttttttttttttttggtaaaatgaAAAAGATTTTTGCCCCTATCCTCAAGGTTCTTATAGTCTAAAATTCTGAAATGGTTTTGTTCCTTGACTACCTTAAGTTTAGCTCTTTATAATTAGCCACAGGAAAGACCAAGGGTCGGCAAAGCAATGGAAACCAGCACTGATTCTTCTGGCAATTACCATTATGTTAATGCTTTAGAAactggagagaaggaagaggagcttAGGGGAATATAGTCCCCTGGAAGTTAGGTTTCGTGGCTTCTGAGTTTCCCAAAAGCTTTATGATTACAAACATTTCTTAAATGGAGCTCTAGCTTGAAAACAAAACTTAAAAAATGTGgacaaaacttaaaaaaaaaataagatttttCAGGTTGATACTAGAAGCAACTGTGGCTGGTTCCATTCTCTCACTACAGTATTTGTTGAACTCTCATTTGGTGGTGGGCACTGTATGAGATTCttgggcgcttagtgcagtgctctgcaaacagtaagcgctcaataaatgtgattgaatgaatgaatgaataaatgaaagcagtGACACACACCTTGCTCACAGGGAGCGTACACAAGTACTTTTGTATTCACACCAGCCCTGCAGTGCTTTATGCAGgtattctttaatcaatcaatcaatcgtatttattgagcgcttactgtgtgcagagcactgtactaagcccaataGAACATTGATGatcctcagcactcaataaacaacatCAGTTGATCGATTGCCCAAACTAATTAAGCCCCTCCATCACCCACtggagaagttgagaagcaggatggcctagtgacaagagcacgggcttgggaatcagaggacgagggttctattcccggccccgccactcgtctgctgtgtgaccttgggctagttacttcacttctctgtgcctgttacctcatctgtaaaatggggattgactgtgagccccttccacCGTGCCTTCACTTGGCAGCAGGAATCCCTGGTGTCCTAGGGCAGGGCCTAAATTTTCCCGACTGATCAGGCCGGGGCTGAGCTAAGCCCCGGGACCCCAGAGCCCGAGTTGGGCTGGACTTCCTGGGGGGCTGCCACACATAGTGTCCTTCTACACTACCGCTGGTCCCCAGGAGCCCAGAAGGAATTTATgagctcattccctgccccagggTAGAAAAGATCAGAGTCActacacccctctcccccaccctccccaagctTAACGGCTGGGAAGCCAAGTGGACTTGACCCGGATGCCGCCCCTGCCTTGTGCAGAGCTTTTAGAAAGGGATCGATTATCCCATTTGCAGTCAGCATCCTCAGAAAGCATGTACTGGAAATTATCCCCCTTTTAAGAAAACGGACTGCAGCTTCCACTCCAGTTTTAAGTAGAGGGCTCCCTGTGGCCCGCAGGTCCGGGTTGGGATAGCTGGATGGGTAGGACTGGAAATGCTTTCTGCTGATCAAAAGCCTCTctcttgttttaaaaaaaataaataaaagaacttGGGTTGCCAAGAGCCCGTTTACTGACTGCACCGCCTGAGCCAGAAGGGTCCAACGAGCCTAGTTGGCAACTGTCCCAAAGCAACGGTGGATTCTTCGGATGAACCCGAATTCACACCGCGTCTGGCGCCTTTGCAGCCGGTGGCCGTGGGTTTTCTACCTAATCACGGCCTCGCCGCAACCTTTTTCAGGACTGCTGGAAGGCTGCATGtggttcttgttttgttttttaaagcgtCCAAGAAAAAGACTCAAGCATCCAGCCTGCTCTGGCTGTGTTCAGGGCTTCATTTCCTATCcgtttggttcccttctgtttaaAAATCAGTTTGACTCGGTGTTTCACTCTCAGCCTGGTATTTGAAATGGTCCTCTGGCTTTCAGTTTCCGGCGTCAGTACCCGCCCCTGAGTCTCAACAGACTGCAGTACCTTATCGACTTGGGCCGAATCGATCCTACTCAACCAATCGACTTGACCCAGCTTGTCAATGCGAGGGGCTTGGTCATCCAGCCTATGAAGAGAGACTACGGGGTCCATTTGGTAGAGGAGGTAGGTCGGAAATGCTTCCGCCGGGACCATTTGTGTTTTGGATCTGCAGGTCGTCTTTATACCCCTACCCTGAGATGCCCAATAGAACATTGATGAtcctgagcactcaataaacatcagttGATCGATTGCCCAGACTAATTAAGCCCCTCCATGACCCATtggagaagttgagaagcaggatggcctagtgacaagagcacgggcttgggaatcagaggacgagggttctattcccggccccgccacttgtctgctgtgtgaccttgggctagttacttcacttctctgtgcctgttaccttatctgtaaaatggggattgactgtgagccccatgtgggacaacctgattaccttgtatctcccccagcacttttaatagtgcttggcacatagtaagcgcttaacaaatgccataataataatagtaataagaataatatggtatttatgatgattagtacagcgctctgcacacagtaaacgcttaataaatacaattgattgattataataatggcagtgcaaagcactgttctaagcgctggggaggttacaaggtgatcagtctgtcccactggggctcacagtcttcatccccattttacagctgagggaactgaggcacagagaagttaagtgacttgcccaaagtcacacagctgacaagtggcggagccaggatttgaacccatgacctctgactccagaacccgggctcttttccactgagccacactgcttctctattcttcttaGCTCCCGAGCTAGGCAGGCCAGATTCAGCTTTCCATGCACCCCCTGACCAGGTAATGGGACCGGAGACAGGCACGGAGTTCGATGTGCTCATTTGTagcttatattataaattatttattcatactaatgtctgtctccccctctagactataagctcgctatgggcagaaaacgtgcctgctaattcggttgtattgtaccctcacaagtgctcagtacagtgctctgcacatagtaagagctcaataaacaccactgatgaccTAACTttagggcagagaacatatccaaGTTGACCACGGTTCAAATAACAGTGTGCTACTATAGATGAGCAACATTTTGCCGccttgtgcctcccaagcgcttagtacagtgctctgcacacagtaagcgctcaataaatatgattgaatgaatgagtgaataaatgaattttatcCACTAGAGGGCACTGTGTATTCATTAATAACTGTGAAGGTTTTCTGATTAAAAATTGGTTTGAAAAAGGAGAACTGACCCTAAGAAGAAGCATGGTATGTTCAGAAAAAAGGTcataatcatttattaagtgcttacttattaaGCATAACTGGGTTACGtattgaacgattactgtgtgcagagtaaaaaCCGCATATACTGGTTTAGTTGAGTTTGTAAAGTGCTGATTCATCCATTTGTGAGGCCAGGTGGATGGAGGAAAGGTGTCGGGCGTTTGCTAAGGAGAAAACTTTTTCCCCCATTGCAGTAAAGCAAATTTCTACTGCTGTTTTATAGAAAATGTGGTGGTACCCTGCTCCCTGGATCTGTTAATCAGCATTATTTTTCATTTCAGGAAGAATGCTAGCTGTGTGGGATTTGCTGCTAAAATTTCAGAGAATGTGTTGCCGATTCTACTAGGGGAATCTTACTCAGTTTTGTAATTGACAGATTTGAGTGcgaagttagctctcttcctcccttcaaggccctactgagagctcacctcctccaagaggccttcccagactgagccccttccttcctctccccctcgtccccctctccatccccctcatcttacctccttcccttccccacagcacctgtatatatgtatatatgtttgtacatatttatttctctatttacttgtacatatctattctatttattttattttgttagtatgtttggttttgttctctgtctccccttttagactgtgagcccactattgggtagggactgtctctatatgttgccaacttgtacttcccaagcgcttagtacagtgctctgcacacagtaagcgctcaataaatacaattgatgatgatgatgatgaagttagaTTTTTTGGTGTGACCTTTGTCCTTTTTAAAACTATTGAATACTCTCTGCTCTTTTCCCTTTGTCATCCTAGCTGAAGTGCTGGACTTTCTACTCAGAGAATGCTCATTAGATTTTTGATGTGATCTTTGTCCTTTTTAAAACTATTAAATACTCTctgctcttttccctttttcatcCTAGCTGAAGTGCTGGGCTTTCTACACAGGGAATGCTCATCCTGTTCTGGCCTAGATGAGGACAAAGGACCAAAGAGCCACAGCAAATCTAGTGCATCGAAATCAATTTAGTTTTCGTTCTGACCAATGACCGTAGTCAGCTTCTCTTTTGGTCTGTTACAGGGTGCTGATATCTTCAAGGCAAAGGTAAATATTGAGGTTCAGCTAGCTTCAGAACTGGCCATTGCTGCAATTGAAAAAAACGGTGGCGTTATTACAACCTCCTTCTACGATCCGATAAGCCTAGGTAAGGTTCCCGTCACAACTTCTCCCTCTCAAACATACAATGCCGGCATGCATGCATATGCGTGCACGCatgcacacatccacacacattcacactgtatccccccccagcgcttagaacagtgctttgcacatagtaagcacttaacaaatgccattattattattattattattattattatccaccaaagCACCTGATCAGGATTGGTTGGTGTCTTAGCAAAATGCATGGCTGCTCTCAGCAGCATTCTTGCTCACCATAACAGTGGAGCAAACTGAATCAGATGCTCCTCACAGCTGAAAATTATTTCACAGTTTTACACAGGACGATATGCAGCGTCATACTAGATCAAAAACCAGTGTCCACCCAGCCCAGTATTCTCTCTCCAACAGTGGCACCAAAGGATGTTTGGAGGAATGGTGTGTCGGTTGCCCTCTTTGCCTTTGACCTCGTGATTATGAAAGACTagatccccccgccccacacttCATTCATGAAATAACCcaaacttccccccacccccccataatAGAGAGCAGTGAGCCTGTCTGATGCACCTCACTTAATTGTGGTGTAACTAGAAAAAAGTTGTTCCATAATAACTCTTTAGAAATTGGACTTTTTATGACCACTGAAGGATGCCCAATTTGTTCTTTAAAGAAAGAAATAATAAAAGTCATAGCATGGTGCAGTGAGGAAAGTGGACAATAAGCAGGTTgaccctagtgggaagagcataggactggtcgtcaggaggcccaggttctaatcttgactcttccatttgcctgctctgtgaccttgggcaagtcacttaactgctctgggcctcagttccctcatctgaaaaatggggattcagtacctgctctccttgGTACTtccactgtgagccacatgtgggacagggactgtgtctggcgtGATTATcgtttatctgccccagcacgtgGGCACGGTGCTTAGCATATAATGAACTCCTAACAAATTCTCTTGTTCGTATTGCTGTTATTAAGAGCAGGGTTGGTCATTTCCAG encodes:
- the MRPL15 gene encoding 39S ribosomal protein L15, mitochondrial, which encodes MAGPLRGGGAEALDLLRALPRVTLANLRPSPGSKKPERRRRGRRRGRKCGRGHKGQRQRGNRPRLGFEGGQTPFYLRIPKYGFNEGHSFRRQYPPLSLNRLQYLIDLGRIDPTQPIDLTQLVNARGLVIQPMKRDYGVHLVEEGADIFKAKVNIEVQLASELAIAAIEKNGGVITTSFYDPISLGILCKPVPFFMLGKPIPKRMLPPEELVPYYTDARFRGYLADPAKISEDRLELAKKYGYILPDITKDELFKMLSTRKDPRQIFFGLAPGWVVNMADKKILKPTDQNLLKYYSS